The following are encoded together in the Hoplias malabaricus isolate fHopMal1 chromosome 3, fHopMal1.hap1, whole genome shotgun sequence genome:
- the LOC136690826 gene encoding coiled-coil domain-containing protein 122 isoform X3 encodes MSNENRGTFSDGEFSLTSALEAVSQQGETQAVELKEKQHILVSLQATLSEITKRYEDVASDIKLKERQITDITCESGQIHNHTDMQETQIHAILLENIELKHCMEENLENYNSLLTGYNAYRNKMESYKRSISEMECQAPIHKELMEKRKEVKRLKECREELKRDLQDPEGNAIRQAQKEMDNIRAKIQAKKELVKDKSILLEKEKQIHSQLRKDIEIHNRRCEAILKRLRCQLNKAQSNHRQLSSDISDMEKEVEHLKNQLQNQW; translated from the exons ATGTCCAACGAAAACAGAGGAACATTCAG TGATGGTGAGTTTTCCTTGACCAGTGCACTCGAAGCGGTGTCCCAGCAGGGGGAGACTCAGGCTGTGGAGCTGAAAGAGAAACAGCATATTCTAGTTTCACTACAG GCCACCCTGTCAGAGATAACAAAAAGGTATGAGGATGTTGCCAGTGACATAAAACTGAAGGAGAGGCAAATTACAGACATCACCTGCGAGAGTGGGCAGATTCATAACCACACAGACATGCAAGAAACCCAGATACATGCGATTTTATTAGAAAATATAGAACTCAAACATTGCATGGAGGAAAACCTTGAGAACTATAATTCCTTACTGACTGGATACAATGCTTATCGCAATAAAATGGAGAGTTACAAAAGATCCATATCTGAGATGGAGTGCCAAGCACCTATTCACAAGGAGCTGATGGAGAAGAGGAAAGAAGTGAAGAGACTCAAGGAGTGCAGAGAGGAACTCAAGAGGGATTTACAGGATCCAGAGGGAAATGCTATACGGCAGGCTCAG AAAGAAATGGATAACATTAGGGCCAAAATACAGGCCAAAAAAGAGCTTGTGAAAGACAAAAGTATACTTTTGGAGAAGGAGAAACAGATTCATTCACAGCTGAGAAAAGATATAGAG ATTCACAACAGAAGATGTGAGGCCATTTTGAAGAGACTCCGCTGCCAGCTGAATAAAGCTCAGTCCAAccaccgacagcttagcagtgaCATCTCAGATATGGAGAAAGAGGTAGAACATCTCAAAAACCAGCTACAG AATCAGTGGTAG
- the LOC136690826 gene encoding coiled-coil domain-containing protein 122 isoform X2, with translation MSNENRGTFSDGEFSLTSALEAVSQQGETQAVELKEKQHILVSLQATLSEITKRYEDVASDIKLKERQITDITCESGQIHNHTDMQETQIHAILLENIELKHCMEENLENYNSLLTGYNAYRNKMESYKRSISEMECQAPIHKELMEKRKEVKRLKECREELKRDLQDPEGNAIRQAQKEMDNIRAKIQAKKELVKDKSILLEKEKQIHSQLRKDIEIHNRRCEAILKRLRCQLNKAQSNHRQLSSDISDMEKEVEHLKNQLQVSHPM, from the exons ATGTCCAACGAAAACAGAGGAACATTCAG TGATGGTGAGTTTTCCTTGACCAGTGCACTCGAAGCGGTGTCCCAGCAGGGGGAGACTCAGGCTGTGGAGCTGAAAGAGAAACAGCATATTCTAGTTTCACTACAG GCCACCCTGTCAGAGATAACAAAAAGGTATGAGGATGTTGCCAGTGACATAAAACTGAAGGAGAGGCAAATTACAGACATCACCTGCGAGAGTGGGCAGATTCATAACCACACAGACATGCAAGAAACCCAGATACATGCGATTTTATTAGAAAATATAGAACTCAAACATTGCATGGAGGAAAACCTTGAGAACTATAATTCCTTACTGACTGGATACAATGCTTATCGCAATAAAATGGAGAGTTACAAAAGATCCATATCTGAGATGGAGTGCCAAGCACCTATTCACAAGGAGCTGATGGAGAAGAGGAAAGAAGTGAAGAGACTCAAGGAGTGCAGAGAGGAACTCAAGAGGGATTTACAGGATCCAGAGGGAAATGCTATACGGCAGGCTCAG AAAGAAATGGATAACATTAGGGCCAAAATACAGGCCAAAAAAGAGCTTGTGAAAGACAAAAGTATACTTTTGGAGAAGGAGAAACAGATTCATTCACAGCTGAGAAAAGATATAGAG ATTCACAACAGAAGATGTGAGGCCATTTTGAAGAGACTCCGCTGCCAGCTGAATAAAGCTCAGTCCAAccaccgacagcttagcagtgaCATCTCAGATATGGAGAAAGAGGTAGAACATCTCAAAAACCAGCTACAGGTATCTCATCCCATGTAA
- the LOC136690826 gene encoding coiled-coil domain-containing protein 122 isoform X1 has protein sequence MSNENRGTFSDGEFSLTSALEAVSQQGETQAVELKEKQHILVSLQATLSEITKRYEDVASDIKLKERQITDITCESGQIHNHTDMQETQIHAILLENIELKHCMEENLENYNSLLTGYNAYRNKMESYKRSISEMECQAPIHKELMEKRKEVKRLKECREELKRDLQDPEGNAIRQAQKEMDNIRAKIQAKKELVKDKSILLEKEKQIHSQLRKDIEIHNRRCEAILKRLRCQLNKAQSNHRQLSSDISDMEKEVEHLKNQLQCESHIACVPVLYMSLQWLIACSC, from the exons ATGTCCAACGAAAACAGAGGAACATTCAG TGATGGTGAGTTTTCCTTGACCAGTGCACTCGAAGCGGTGTCCCAGCAGGGGGAGACTCAGGCTGTGGAGCTGAAAGAGAAACAGCATATTCTAGTTTCACTACAG GCCACCCTGTCAGAGATAACAAAAAGGTATGAGGATGTTGCCAGTGACATAAAACTGAAGGAGAGGCAAATTACAGACATCACCTGCGAGAGTGGGCAGATTCATAACCACACAGACATGCAAGAAACCCAGATACATGCGATTTTATTAGAAAATATAGAACTCAAACATTGCATGGAGGAAAACCTTGAGAACTATAATTCCTTACTGACTGGATACAATGCTTATCGCAATAAAATGGAGAGTTACAAAAGATCCATATCTGAGATGGAGTGCCAAGCACCTATTCACAAGGAGCTGATGGAGAAGAGGAAAGAAGTGAAGAGACTCAAGGAGTGCAGAGAGGAACTCAAGAGGGATTTACAGGATCCAGAGGGAAATGCTATACGGCAGGCTCAG AAAGAAATGGATAACATTAGGGCCAAAATACAGGCCAAAAAAGAGCTTGTGAAAGACAAAAGTATACTTTTGGAGAAGGAGAAACAGATTCATTCACAGCTGAGAAAAGATATAGAG ATTCACAACAGAAGATGTGAGGCCATTTTGAAGAGACTCCGCTGCCAGCTGAATAAAGCTCAGTCCAAccaccgacagcttagcagtgaCATCTCAGATATGGAGAAAGAGGTAGAACATCTCAAAAACCAGCTACAG
- the LOC136691708 gene encoding tumor necrosis factor ligand superfamily member 11-like, producing the protein MPITEGPEMDTCELHLPQKRSASCRTRSAVVIALIAIGLVQTLSSVAVLLHLTGHLPQADSSTGPQRPTEVVLTETVSTNKFLDVKARTETKIQRKHRNITPAAHLPIKPTSGNIQRKVLATIIHWNPEQGNLHHFGYHNGRILARKSGLYYVYAKTCFRYYDILEVVPESGKRLQTESPSDEGVQLIQYVYHERLSHSLLTRPALLMKSGNTWQWKRGTYHMCCQQQSGVFSIQAGEGLYVSVSNSWMLDPEAEGSYFGAFRVSSAL; encoded by the exons ATGCCCATAACCGAGGGTCCGGAGATGGACACCTGTGAACTACACCTTCCACAGAAACGGTCAGCGTCCTGCAGAACTAGGAGCGCCGTTGTTATTGCTCTCATTGCCATTGGATTAGTACAGACTCTCTCCAGTGTTGCAGTTCTCTTACACTTGACCGGCCATTTACCACAG GCAGACTCATCTACAGGACCACAGAGACCCACAGAG GTTGTTCTCACAGAGACCGTCTCAACCAATAAATTCCTAGATGTCAAGGCAAGAACAGAAACCAAAATCCAGAGGAAACACAGAAACATCACCCCAGCAGCTCACTTGCCAATCAAGCCAACCAGTGGAAACATACAGA GGAAAGTCCTGGCCACTATCATCCACTGGAACCCGGAGCAAGGCAACCTTCACCATTTTGGATACCACAATGGACGGATACTTGCTCGGAAATCAGGCCTGTACTATGTCTATGCCAAAACGTGCTTTCGTTACTATGATATTCTGGAGGTAGTTCCTGAATCAGGGAAAAGATTACAAACCGAATCACCATCTGATGAAGGAGTGCAACTAATACAGTATGTATATCATGAGCGTTTGTCACACAGCCTCCTCACAAGGCCAGCACTGCTCATGAAATCTGGGAACACATGGCAATGGAAGCGAGGAACGTATCACATGTGCTGTCAACAAcaaagtggtgtgttctccatacAAGCTGGAGAAGGTTTATATGTGAGTGTCTCAAACTCTTGGATGCTTGACCCTGAAGCTGAGGGCAGCTACTTTGGGGCTTTTAGAGTGAGCAGTGCACTGTAG
- the mtrf1 gene encoding peptide chain release factor 1, mitochondrial: MTSNKWTCLFLRSFLSRNAQATFNPFPRKRLSKVRQLLWGNGFQLSRMYCHNGENLLKNEAVQKHLKRLLGEHRAVSTSLQRENVGDSERRALNRRLVELSSVVNTFQSCETALKELTEVETHLRSATDGGTEDKQFVELLQEEQQELEKKIKMLHRQLIQALVPSDPHDDSNVILEVAAGRTTGGDICQQFTREMFDMYQGFATYKDWDFEVLNYTPSDYGGLHHASVNITGHNVYRWLKFEGGTHRVQRIPEVGLSSRMQRIHTGTMTVIVLPQPNDVDIVIDPKDLRIDTFRSRGAGGQSVNTTDSAVRIVHLPTGTVAECQQSRSQLQNRDTAMRNLKARLYQSTMGRQVEERHTARKQQVGTRSQSERIRTYHFSQDRVTDHRMGYVTRDIKEFMCGGELLEELISELQEHAERESLMELVKNTSESAHDE, encoded by the exons ATGACTTCAAACAAATGGACGTGTTTGTTTTTGCGGAGCTTTCTCTCCAGAAATGCCCAAGCCACTTTTAATCCATTTCCTCGAAAACGACTTTCAAAAGTGAGACAGTTGCTCTGGGGCAATGGGTTTCAGCTCTCCCGAATGTACTGCCATAATGGCGAGAATCTGTTGAAAAACGAAGCAGTTCAAAAACACCTGAAGCGTCTGCTGGGCGAGCACAGAGCTGTTTCGACTAGTTTACAAAGAGAAAATGTGGGCGATTCTGAGCGAAGGGCTTTAAACCGAAGATTAGTGGAGCTGTCTTCTGTTGTAAACACGTTTcagagctgtgagactgcgttAAAAGAGCTGACCGAAGTTGAAACACATTTACGAA GTGCCACAGATGGAGGAACAGAAGACAAACAGTTTGTGGAGCTCCTACAGGAAGAACAACAGGAActtgagaaaaaaataaagatgttACATAGACAA CTGATACAGGCACTGGTGCCCAGTGATCCTCATGATGATAGTAATGTAATTCTAGAGGTAGCAGCAGGAAGAACTACTGGAG GGGACATTTGTCAGCAGTTCACACGGGAGATGTTTGACATGTACCAGGGCTTCGCCACTTACAAAGACTGGGACTTTGAAGTGTTGAATTACACGCCATCAGATTATG GTGGTCTTCACCATGCATCAGTGAATATTACAGGACACAATGTGTATCGCTGGTTGAAGTTTGAGGGGGGGACACACAGGGTCCAGAGGATCCCAGAAGTGGGGCTGTCCTCCCGTATGCAGCGTATTCATACTGGGACCATGACAGTTATAGTGCTACCTCAGCCTAACGAT GTGGATATAGTCATTGATCCTAAAGACCTGCGAATAGACACCTTTAGATCAAGAGGTGCCGGTGGCCAGAGTGTGAACACTACAGACAGTGCTGTGAGAATAGTTCACCTCCCTACAG GTACTGTAGCTGAATGCCAGCAGTCGCGTTCTCAGCTACAGAACCGAGACACTGCAATGCGTAACCTCAAAGCTCGTCTATACCAAAGCACCATGGGCCGGCAGGTGGAGGAAAGACACACAGCACGTAAACAGCAG GTGGGTACTCGATCTCAGTCGGAGAGGATACGAACTTATCACTTCAGCCAGGACAGGGTGACAGACCACCGAATGGGCTATGTGACTAGAGACATAAAG GAGTTTATGTGTGGGGGTGAGCTGCTGGAGGAGCTGATATCAGAGCTGCAGGAACACGCAGAGAGAGAGTCTCTTATGGAGTTAGTGAAGAACACCTCAGAGTCTGCTCATGATGAGTAG